Genomic DNA from Halobaculum sp. CBA1158:
GTAGTCGGTCGCGATGACGACGCGGTCGGCGTCCCGCGACAGCAGCCGCAGCGCGCGGACGATCCCCTCCTGAGTGGGGCGCTTGCGGACGGGGGCGTCGATCAGCTCCACCGGCTCCACGTCGCGCCAGTCGTCGTACTCCGGCGGGAAGTCCACCGCGACGACGTGGCCCGACAGCCCGATGCAGCGGGTGCCGCCCCAGCGGTAGACGTTGACGCCGGCGCGCCGCTCGGTGTCGAAGTCCCCGTTCGAGAGGATCTCCGAGAGCCGCCGCGCGGCGTTGTCCTTCTCGGTGACGATCAGTTCCATCAGTTGCCGGTGAGTATGCCGAATCCCCTTGTAACCCTTTCGCGGGTCGGTCTCACACGGGGAGTCGGCGAGCGGGAGTCGGCGACTCGGTCGTTCGGCGACGTGGCTGTCCGGCGACGGCGACGGCGACGCGTCGCCGGCGGCGACGACCGCGACACCGACCGCGACGACCGGTCACGGTCGATCCCCTCTCTTTCCTCCCTCCCCTCGAACCGGACGCGTCGTTCCGCTTCCCGAAGGGGTATGCCCCCGGCCGCCGCCGAGCCGGTATGCCCGAGACCGAACGCGACCTCGCGACGATGACCTGGGAGGACGCCGGCGACGCCCTCCTGAGCGCCGACGCGGTCGTCGTCCCCACCGGCAGCACCGAACAGCACTCCGTCCACCTCCCGCTGTCGACCGACAGCCTCCGCGCGGAGCACCTCTCGGCCGAACTCGTCGGGGCGGCCCCGGATCACGGGCTCGACCTGCTTCGCGCCCCGACGCTCCCCTACGGCGACAGCGAGCACCACATGCCGTTTCCCGGAACGGTCACCCTCTCGCAGGACACGTACAAGCAAGCGCTGATCGACGTCGGGTCCTCACTCGCGGAGCACGGTGCCAAGCGCGTGCTGTTTCTCAACTGCCACGGCGGCAACAAGCAGGCGCTGTCGCTGGCGACCGACCGGCTCAACCGCGACCACGAGATCGGTGCGCACTTCGTCCACTGGACCGACTTCGGTCGCGACGAGTTGGAGGACCACTTCGGCGACGGCTGGGGCCACGCCGGCGATCACGAAACGAGCTTCGTGGAACTCGTCCGCGACGACCTCGTGAAGTCGGATCGCAAGGAGCCGCAGGAGGCCGACGAGATGCCGGGGACGCGCTCGTACACGTACTTCTCGGAGGTGACCGAACTGGGCGGGCTGGGCGATCCGACGAACTCCGACCCGGAGTTCATGGCCGAAGTGGTGGACAACACGACCGAGCGGATCCTGGAGGCGTTGGCGGAGGACATCGAGAACGGGTGGTAGCCCGGCCGAGTCGGCCCGGTCTGCGCCTCACACGTGCTCGTCGAGGAAGTCCGCGATCGCCTCGAACTCCTCGATGCGGTTCTCGCGACTCGTCGTGTGGTGGCCCTCGTCCTCGAAGATCAGCGTCTCGACGGGAACCCCCCGCTCGCGGACCGCCTCGGCGACCTGCTCGGCCTCGCCGACGGGGACCCGCGGGTCGTTCGCGCCGTGCTGGACGAACAGCGGGCACCGGACCGCCTCGATGTTCGAGAGCGGCGAGATCGACTTGAGGAACTCGTAGTCGTCCTCCAGGCTCCCGTACTCGGCCTCGCGGTGGCTCCTGCGCCACTCGCCGGTGTTCTCGAGGAAGGTGGTGAAGTCCGCGATGCCGACGAAGTCGACGGCGGCGGCCCACAGGTCGGGGTACTCGGTGATGGCCGCGAGCACCATGAACCCGCCGTAGGATCGACCGTACGCGACGATCCGGTCGTCGTCCACCGCGGGCTGTTCGTGAAGCCACTCGACGCCGGCGGCCACGTCGGCCACCGAGTCCATCCGCCGTTCGACGTCGTCGAGGTGCGCGTACGCCTTTCCGTACCCCGAGGACCCGCGGACGTTCGGCTCCAGGACCGCGTACCCTCGGTTCAGGAAGTACTGTTTCGTCGGGTAGAACCACGGCCGGCGCTGGTGTTCGGGCCCGCCGTGGATGTCGACGATGGCGGGGACCGCCTCGTCGGGATCCTCCGGATCGACGCCCGGCGGGAGCGTCCAGTACGCCGGGATCTCCCGGTCGTCGAAGGTCTCGTAGCGAACCGTCTCCGGCGCGTGGAACGCGGAGTCGGGGAGTCCGTTGCGACCGACGGGCGTCCAGTCGGTCGCGGCGTCGCTCCCGAACTCGCAGACGCGGACGCCGTACGGCACCGTCGGCGACGTGTGCGTGAACGCGAGCCGCTCGGCGTCGGGGCCGAACGTGAGCCCTCGGACGATGCCGTCGACCGCGGGCGTCTCGACCGGGCGGAGTTCCGTGTCGTCGGCGTCGGCGACGAGCGTCCCGGCGCGCAGCGACGAGTAGCCGCCCTCGTTGACCGCGTACGCGAGGCGGCCCGTGTCGCGGTCGAACGCGAGCGCGTCCACGTCCCAGGCGTCGCTTCCGGGTTCGCCCGTCGCGTCCGCGGTCGCCCCCGACGACGCGTCGTGGCCGGCGACCGGCCTCACGGAGCCATCGGCCAGCGAGAGGCGGCCGACGTAGGCCGTGTCGCTGCCGCGGTTCGTGACGCACAGCAGGCCGCCCTCCCCGTCGAAGTGGAGGTGCGAGTACGTCGCCTCCGCGTCGGTCC
This window encodes:
- a CDS encoding creatininase family protein, translated to MPETERDLATMTWEDAGDALLSADAVVVPTGSTEQHSVHLPLSTDSLRAEHLSAELVGAAPDHGLDLLRAPTLPYGDSEHHMPFPGTVTLSQDTYKQALIDVGSSLAEHGAKRVLFLNCHGGNKQALSLATDRLNRDHEIGAHFVHWTDFGRDELEDHFGDGWGHAGDHETSFVELVRDDLVKSDRKEPQEADEMPGTRSYTYFSEVTELGGLGDPTNSDPEFMAEVVDNTTERILEALAEDIENGW
- a CDS encoding S9 family peptidase; translated protein: MSDTADAGYGVPRFLAIDHVDSPAFTPEGRLLFLADTSGTPQVWTADDAAGWPNRLTPHEERVSALAASPADESFVYAMDRGSDERDQLLHYDLATGVERALTADPESKHAWGAWGPDGDRIAYTANRGEDGRFDAYVQAVGSPEAPAGDPERVYEGPGGWLNVAAFGPDGDRLVLSKPHSSYEEELTLLDLDAGETTTLSADPDGGTDAEATYSHLHFDGEGGLLCVTNRGSDTAYVGRLSLADGSVRPVAGHDASSGATADATGEPGSDAWDVDALAFDRDTGRLAYAVNEGGYSSLRAGTLVADADDTELRPVETPAVDGIVRGLTFGPDAERLAFTHTSPTVPYGVRVCEFGSDAATDWTPVGRNGLPDSAFHAPETVRYETFDDREIPAYWTLPPGVDPEDPDEAVPAIVDIHGGPEHQRRPWFYPTKQYFLNRGYAVLEPNVRGSSGYGKAYAHLDDVERRMDSVADVAAGVEWLHEQPAVDDDRIVAYGRSYGGFMVLAAITEYPDLWAAAVDFVGIADFTTFLENTGEWRRSHREAEYGSLEDDYEFLKSISPLSNIEAVRCPLFVQHGANDPRVPVGEAEQVAEAVRERGVPVETLIFEDEGHHTTSRENRIEEFEAIADFLDEHV